The Streptomyces sp. DH-12 genome has a window encoding:
- a CDS encoding MFS transporter: MSTTPPPPHALTGSPPPVKPGPPSEDGAFGWLRALGPRGRRAFGGAFGGYALDSYDYFTLPLTMVALSAYFGLNSGQTGLLTTVTLLVSAVGGALAGVLADRIGRVRALLLTVITYAVFTVACGFAPNYETLLVFRALQGLGFGGEWAVGAILVAEYAGARHRGRTLGAVQSSWAVGWALAVIVYTAIFSLVDDDLAWRVMFWTGALPALLVVWVRRSVQDAPEAAAARENSVHKGSFAAIFQPARAGSPGLLRTTLFAVLLSTGVQGGYYTLATWVPTYLKTERGLSVVGTGGYLTFLISGAFLGYLTGGHLTDRLGRRRNIWLFALLSAVCIVAYTNIPNGANTLVLVLGFPLGFCMSAIFSGFGSYLSELYPTAVRGTGQGFTYNTGRAVGAVFPTTVGFLADGWGVGGALVFGAIGYGLAALALLGLPETRGKELE; this comes from the coding sequence ATGAGCACGACCCCTCCTCCGCCCCACGCCCTCACCGGCTCCCCACCCCCCGTCAAGCCCGGACCCCCGTCCGAGGACGGGGCGTTCGGCTGGCTGCGCGCACTCGGTCCGCGCGGCCGACGCGCGTTCGGCGGCGCGTTCGGCGGTTACGCCCTGGACTCGTACGACTACTTCACGCTGCCACTGACGATGGTGGCGCTGTCCGCGTACTTCGGCCTGAACAGCGGCCAGACCGGTCTGCTGACGACCGTGACCCTGCTCGTCTCGGCGGTCGGCGGCGCCCTCGCGGGTGTGCTGGCGGACCGCATCGGCCGGGTCAGGGCGCTGCTGCTGACGGTGATCACCTACGCGGTGTTCACCGTGGCCTGCGGCTTCGCCCCCAACTACGAGACGCTGCTGGTCTTCCGCGCCCTGCAGGGCCTCGGCTTCGGCGGCGAGTGGGCGGTCGGCGCGATCCTGGTCGCCGAGTACGCCGGCGCCCGGCACCGGGGCCGCACCCTCGGCGCGGTGCAGAGCTCCTGGGCCGTCGGCTGGGCCCTGGCCGTGATCGTCTACACGGCGATCTTCTCCCTGGTCGACGACGACCTGGCCTGGCGCGTGATGTTCTGGACCGGCGCGCTGCCCGCGCTGCTCGTGGTGTGGGTGCGGCGCAGCGTGCAGGACGCGCCGGAGGCGGCCGCCGCCCGGGAGAACAGCGTGCACAAGGGATCGTTCGCGGCGATCTTCCAGCCGGCCCGCGCGGGCTCTCCCGGTCTGCTGCGCACCACCCTGTTCGCGGTCCTGCTCTCCACCGGCGTGCAGGGCGGTTACTACACCCTCGCCACCTGGGTGCCGACCTACCTCAAGACCGAGCGCGGCCTGTCGGTCGTGGGCACCGGCGGCTACCTCACATTCCTCATCTCGGGCGCGTTCCTCGGGTACCTGACGGGCGGTCACCTCACGGACCGGCTGGGCCGCCGGCGCAACATCTGGCTGTTCGCCCTGCTGTCGGCGGTGTGCATCGTGGCGTACACGAACATCCCGAACGGCGCGAACACCCTGGTCCTCGTCCTCGGTTTCCCGCTCGGGTTCTGCATGTCGGCCATCTTCAGCGGCTTCGGCTCCTACCTGAGCGAGCTGTACCCGACGGCCGTGCGCGGCACCGGCCAGGGCTTCACCTACAACACCGGCCGCGCCGTCGGAGCCGTCTTCCCCACCACCGTCGGCTTCCTCGCCGACGGCTGGGGCGTCGGCGGCGCCCTGGTCTTCGGCGCGATCGGCTACGGCCTGGCCGCGCTGGCGCTGCTGGGGCTGCCGGAGACGCGCGGGAAGGAGCTGGAGTGA
- a CDS encoding GntR family transcriptional regulator, whose translation MAEQTSGLADDRALLGRTSTAERVADILRSRIAEGFFPPGTRLSEDSIGGALGVSRNTLREAFRLLTHERLLVHELNRGVFVRVLTVEDVEDIYRTRRLVECAVVRGLGEPPYALDGLAGAVAQGQRAAREGDWKAVGTANIHFHQELVALASGERTAELMRSVFAELRLAFHVVDEPQRLHEPYIARNVEILQALQAGDRDAAERLLAAYLDLSLERVVEVYRRRVGDGE comes from the coding sequence ATGGCAGAGCAGACGAGCGGACTCGCCGACGACCGCGCCCTGTTGGGCCGCACCAGCACCGCCGAGCGCGTCGCGGACATCCTCAGGAGCCGCATCGCCGAGGGGTTCTTCCCGCCCGGCACCCGGCTGTCGGAGGACAGCATCGGCGGCGCCCTCGGGGTCTCCCGCAACACGCTGCGCGAGGCGTTCCGGCTGCTCACCCATGAACGGCTGCTCGTCCACGAGCTCAACCGGGGCGTGTTCGTCCGGGTGCTGACCGTCGAGGACGTCGAGGACATCTACCGCACCCGCCGGCTCGTCGAGTGCGCCGTCGTCCGCGGGCTGGGCGAGCCGCCCTACGCCCTCGACGGGCTCGCCGGGGCGGTCGCGCAGGGGCAGCGGGCGGCGCGCGAAGGTGACTGGAAAGCGGTGGGCACGGCCAACATCCACTTCCACCAGGAGCTGGTCGCCCTCGCCTCCGGCGAGCGCACCGCCGAGCTGATGCGCAGCGTCTTCGCCGAACTGCGGCTCGCCTTCCACGTGGTGGACGAGCCGCAGCGGCTGCACGAACCGTACATCGCGCGAAATGTCGAGATCCTCCAGGCCCTTCAGGCGGGCGACCGGGACGCGGCCGAGCGCCTGCTCGCGGCCTACCTCGACCTGTCGTTGGAACGGGTGGTGGAGGTCTACCGCCGCCGGGTCGGGGACGGGGAGTAG
- a CDS encoding IclR family transcriptional regulator has product MTRAGRPGEREKSASGAVRSVDRAVSVLEILARRGEAGVTEIAGELGVHRSTAFRLLGVLENRGLVAQAGDRGKYHLGAGVLRLAGAAAVRLDVSQEAVPVCRDLADELGETVNTAVLDEDAAVNIMQARGTAAVTAQDWLGRRTALHATSSGKVFLAHMAPALREDHLARPLRRFTEHTVTEASVLRDELERVSEQGYAATREELELGLVAVAAPVHAHDGAVIAAISVSGPVFRMTPDRLPRLGARTAAAAEELSRRMGYGF; this is encoded by the coding sequence ATGACCCGTGCGGGACGGCCCGGAGAGCGGGAGAAGAGCGCGAGCGGCGCCGTGCGGTCCGTGGACCGCGCGGTGAGCGTGCTGGAGATCCTCGCCCGGCGCGGTGAGGCCGGGGTCACGGAGATCGCCGGCGAACTGGGCGTGCACCGCTCCACCGCGTTCCGGCTGCTGGGCGTTCTGGAGAACCGCGGTCTGGTCGCGCAGGCCGGCGACCGGGGCAAGTACCACCTCGGGGCCGGTGTGCTGCGCCTCGCGGGCGCGGCGGCCGTGCGGCTGGACGTCTCGCAGGAGGCCGTCCCGGTCTGCCGGGACCTCGCCGACGAGCTGGGCGAGACGGTGAACACCGCGGTGCTGGACGAGGACGCCGCCGTCAACATCATGCAGGCGCGCGGTACGGCCGCCGTGACCGCGCAGGACTGGCTGGGCCGGCGCACAGCGCTGCACGCGACGTCCAGCGGCAAGGTGTTCCTGGCCCACATGGCGCCCGCGCTGCGCGAGGACCATCTGGCCCGCCCGCTGCGCCGGTTCACGGAGCACACCGTCACGGAGGCGTCCGTGCTGCGCGACGAGCTGGAGCGGGTGTCGGAGCAGGGGTACGCGGCGACGCGCGAGGAGCTCGAACTGGGACTCGTCGCCGTCGCGGCACCGGTCCACGCGCACGACGGCGCGGTGATCGCCGCGATCAGCGTCTCGGGCCCGGTGTTCCGGATGACGCCGGATCGCCTGCCCCGGCTGGGCGCCAGGACGGCGGCCGCAGCGGAGGAGCTGTCGCGGCGGATGGGGTACGGCTTCTAG
- a CDS encoding nitrate- and nitrite sensing domain-containing protein — translation MRFRGKSIRRKIVALLLVPLVSLTTLWAFTTVITSREASHLFDVSSVMEEVGYPVEDTVRVLQQERRQTLVHLADPRAADGLSALRRSRTATDKAVAAVRRSASADGVREAMHGGSGKLDAVLDSFEGIQSLRRSVDDGTVDRRQALDLYNRLVDPCYVLLADLHVVEDVGLDKQYRALVNLARARELLARQDALLGSALIVGELTPTEVRDVSDLMAQRTLLYESALPQLPADERDRYETFWSNAATAPLRVGEQAAVFAENGKPRGVTAKTWDTAAGEVLEELATLNDQATDRYQERVRPVAVGVIAKAVAAGVLGLAALLVSLFLSVRVGRKLIRDLRQLRLEAHEASGVRLPSVMRRLSAGEQVDVETEVPRLEYDKNEIGEVGQALNTLQRAAVEAAVKQAELRAGVSEVFVNLARRSQVLLHKQLTLLDAMERRTDDTEELADLFRLDHLTTRMRRHAEGLVILSGAAPSRQWRKPVQLMDVVRAAVAEVEDYERIEVRRLPRVAVTGPAVADLTHLVAELLENATVFSPPHTAVQVVGERVGNGFTLEIHDRGLGMAADALLDANLRLAETPEFELSDTDRLGLFVVSRLARRQNVRVSLQPSPYGGTTAVVFIPDALLTDDVPDTNGVGFRLDRPRRTEKEPADSRRTGLSQVPVALPGLPASVLDGPVELEAPVDLDALDGFPALDDEDREHGGLFRSRRSRADDERPGSDTSGHDTARYDPAPDDRDGTTGERGSGPVPLTRRAAPKLVSSHGRPVRDPRARDGRTDDDTAAPHTRPDADEPPPLPSRRRGGTGRRAIGRAGAEPVSELPARDPEQPGTETPPPLPARRRSTGPARPGPGAGKRDDTPAPAGPAPTGPSRRPAATGGGPDDSPPVTGDTCTEDTDTGTPRPDGAPQPDGAPQPDGAPQPDGAPQPDGAALPRRVRQASLAPQLKRDAAARKTDRARPVERDADEVRSRMASLQRGWQRGREENAAGDDAGSGTAPRRRTKGDGR, via the coding sequence ATGCGCTTTCGCGGGAAGTCCATCCGCCGGAAGATCGTGGCGCTGCTTCTCGTGCCGCTGGTGTCCCTGACCACGCTCTGGGCCTTCACCACGGTGATCACGAGCCGCGAGGCGAGCCACCTGTTCGACGTGTCGTCCGTGATGGAGGAGGTCGGTTACCCGGTCGAGGACACCGTCCGCGTCCTCCAGCAGGAGCGCCGGCAGACCCTCGTCCATCTCGCCGACCCCCGCGCCGCCGACGGGCTCTCCGCCCTCAGGCGCAGCCGTACGGCCACCGACAAGGCCGTGGCCGCCGTCCGCCGGAGCGCGTCCGCCGACGGCGTGCGCGAGGCCATGCACGGCGGCTCCGGCAAACTCGACGCCGTCCTCGACTCGTTCGAGGGCATCCAGTCCCTCCGCCGCAGCGTCGACGACGGCACCGTCGACCGCCGCCAGGCCCTCGACCTCTACAACCGCCTCGTCGACCCCTGCTACGTGCTGCTGGCCGACCTGCACGTGGTCGAGGACGTCGGCCTCGACAAGCAGTACCGCGCCCTGGTGAACCTGGCCCGTGCCCGCGAACTGCTCGCCCGCCAGGACGCCCTGCTCGGCTCCGCGCTGATCGTCGGCGAGCTGACCCCCACCGAGGTGCGGGACGTCTCCGACCTGATGGCCCAGCGCACCCTGCTGTACGAGTCGGCGCTGCCGCAGCTCCCCGCGGACGAGCGCGACCGCTACGAGACGTTCTGGTCGAACGCCGCCACCGCCCCGCTGCGGGTCGGCGAGCAGGCGGCCGTCTTCGCCGAGAACGGCAAGCCCCGCGGGGTCACCGCCAAGACCTGGGACACCGCCGCCGGGGAGGTGCTGGAGGAACTCGCCACCCTCAACGACCAGGCCACCGACCGCTACCAGGAGCGGGTGCGGCCCGTCGCCGTGGGCGTCATCGCCAAGGCCGTCGCCGCCGGTGTGCTCGGCCTGGCCGCCCTGCTCGTCTCCCTGTTCCTCTCCGTGCGCGTGGGCCGCAAGCTCATCCGCGACCTCAGGCAACTGCGCCTGGAGGCCCACGAGGCGTCCGGGGTGCGGCTGCCCAGCGTGATGCGCCGCCTCTCGGCCGGCGAACAGGTCGACGTCGAGACCGAGGTCCCGCGCCTGGAGTACGACAAGAACGAGATCGGCGAGGTCGGCCAGGCCCTCAACACCCTGCAGCGCGCCGCCGTCGAGGCCGCGGTCAAGCAGGCCGAACTGCGGGCCGGCGTCTCCGAGGTCTTCGTCAACCTCGCCCGCCGCAGCCAGGTGCTGCTGCACAAGCAGCTCACCCTGCTCGACGCGATGGAGCGCCGGACGGACGACACCGAGGAACTCGCCGACCTGTTCCGGCTGGACCACCTGACCACCCGCATGCGCCGGCACGCCGAGGGCCTGGTCATCCTGTCCGGCGCCGCCCCCTCCCGCCAGTGGCGCAAGCCCGTGCAGCTCATGGACGTCGTACGCGCCGCCGTCGCCGAGGTCGAGGACTACGAGCGCATCGAGGTCCGACGGCTGCCCCGGGTCGCCGTCACCGGACCGGCCGTCGCCGACCTCACCCACCTGGTGGCCGAACTGCTGGAGAACGCCACGGTGTTCTCCCCGCCGCACACCGCGGTCCAGGTCGTCGGCGAGCGCGTCGGCAACGGCTTCACCCTGGAGATCCACGACCGGGGCCTCGGCATGGCCGCCGACGCGCTGCTCGACGCCAACCTCCGGCTCGCGGAGACACCGGAGTTCGAGCTGTCCGACACCGACCGGCTCGGCCTGTTCGTGGTCAGCCGGCTCGCCCGGCGCCAGAACGTCCGGGTCTCCCTCCAGCCGTCCCCGTACGGCGGCACCACGGCCGTCGTGTTCATCCCCGACGCGCTGCTCACCGACGACGTGCCCGACACCAACGGCGTCGGATTCCGCCTCGACCGCCCGCGCCGTACGGAGAAGGAACCGGCCGACAGCCGCCGCACCGGGCTCTCCCAGGTGCCCGTGGCCCTGCCCGGACTGCCCGCCTCCGTGCTGGACGGACCGGTCGAACTGGAGGCGCCCGTCGACCTGGACGCCCTCGACGGCTTCCCCGCCCTGGACGACGAGGACCGCGAGCACGGCGGTCTGTTCCGGTCCCGCCGCTCCCGCGCCGACGACGAGCGTCCCGGCAGCGACACCTCCGGACACGACACCGCGCGGTACGATCCCGCCCCGGACGACCGGGACGGGACGACCGGCGAGCGGGGGAGCGGCCCCGTGCCGCTCACCCGCCGGGCCGCCCCCAAGCTGGTCAGCTCCCACGGCCGCCCGGTCCGCGACCCGCGGGCCCGGGACGGACGGACGGACGACGACACCGCGGCCCCGCACACCCGTCCCGACGCGGACGAGCCCCCGCCGCTGCCCTCCCGGCGCCGCGGCGGCACCGGCCGACGGGCCATCGGCCGGGCCGGAGCGGAACCCGTGTCGGAGCTCCCCGCGCGTGACCCGGAGCAGCCGGGCACGGAGACACCGCCGCCCCTGCCCGCCCGCCGGCGCAGCACCGGTCCCGCCCGGCCCGGCCCCGGCGCGGGGAAGCGCGACGACACCCCCGCGCCCGCCGGTCCCGCACCCACCGGCCCCTCCCGCCGCCCCGCGGCCACCGGCGGCGGCCCCGACGACTCCCCTCCGGTCACCGGCGACACGTGCACCGAGGACACGGACACCGGCACACCGCGGCCCGACGGCGCACCACAGCCCGACGGCGCACCACAGCCCGACGGCGCACCACAGCCCGACGGCGCACCACAGCCCGACGGCGCAGCACTGCCCCGGCGCGTGCGGCAGGCCAGCCTGGCCCCGCAGCTCAAGCGCGACGCCGCGGCCCGGAAGACCGACCGGGCCCGGCCCGTCGAACGGGACGCGGACGAAGTACGCAGCCGCATGGCCTCGCTCCAGCGCGGCTGGCAGCGCGGCCGGGAGGAGAACGCCGCGGGCGACGACGCCGGCAGCGGCACAGCACCACGACGAAGGACTAAGGGGGACGGTCGATGA
- a CDS encoding roadblock/LC7 domain-containing protein, with the protein MTEPSATGHTANDKGELNWLLDDLVDRVASIRKAIVLSGDGLPTGASKDLTREDSEHLAAVASGFHSLAKGVGRHFEAGEVRQTVVELDEAFLFVTAAGDGSCLAVLADADSDVGQVAYEMTLLVKRVGAHLGAAPRTDLPSSG; encoded by the coding sequence ATGACCGAACCGAGCGCCACCGGCCACACCGCGAACGACAAGGGGGAGCTGAACTGGCTCCTCGACGACCTGGTGGACCGCGTCGCCAGCATCCGCAAGGCGATCGTGCTCTCCGGCGACGGCCTGCCCACGGGGGCGTCCAAGGACCTCACCCGGGAGGACAGCGAACATCTGGCCGCCGTCGCCTCCGGCTTCCACAGCCTCGCCAAGGGCGTGGGCCGCCACTTCGAGGCCGGCGAGGTCCGCCAGACCGTCGTCGAGCTCGACGAGGCGTTCCTGTTCGTCACCGCCGCCGGGGACGGCAGCTGCCTCGCCGTCCTCGCCGACGCCGACTCCGACGTCGGCCAGGTGGCCTACGAGATGACCCTCCTGGTGAAGCGGGTCGGCGCACACCTGGGCGCCGCGCCACGCACCGATCTGCCCTCGAGCGGGTAG
- a CDS encoding DUF742 domain-containing protein produces the protein MSAHGQGRSHWFDDEAGPVVRPYAMTRGRTTSAAQHRLDLIAVVVAEPHADDPEEDPTLSPEHVDIVGLCREIPQTVAELAAGLDLPVGVVRVLVGDLVDAELVHVNRPVPPAELPDESILRDVINGLRAL, from the coding sequence ATGAGCGCTCACGGTCAGGGGAGAAGCCACTGGTTCGATGACGAGGCCGGACCGGTCGTCCGTCCGTACGCCATGACGCGGGGCCGCACCACCAGTGCGGCCCAGCACCGCCTCGACCTGATCGCCGTGGTCGTCGCGGAGCCGCACGCGGACGACCCGGAGGAGGACCCCACCCTCTCCCCGGAACACGTCGACATCGTCGGACTGTGCCGCGAGATCCCCCAGACGGTCGCCGAACTCGCCGCGGGACTCGACCTGCCGGTGGGCGTGGTCCGGGTCCTCGTCGGTGATCTCGTGGACGCGGAACTCGTCCACGTGAACCGGCCCGTCCCCCCGGCCGAGCTGCCGGACGAGAGTATTCTGCGCGACGTGATCAACGGCCTCCGGGCGCTGTGA
- a CDS encoding hydantoinase B/oxoprolinase family protein produces the protein MTGWQFWVDRGGTFTDIVARRPDGRLLTRKVLSGHPDPGRSDPSGADAAVAGVRALLNGSGDPVDVVRMGTTVATNALLERKGERTLLVVTRGFRDALRIAYQNRPHIFARRIDLPSPLHERVVEVDERVAADGTVLRAPDLDALTGPLRQAYDDGIRAVAVVCLHSDRHPAHEQAVGELAARIGFPQVSLSSEVSPLMKLVPRGDTAVVDAYLSPVLRRYVRQVADALEGVRLMFMQSNGGLTEARQFRGKDAILSGPAGGIVGMARMSRLAGFDRVIGFDMGGTSTDVSHFAGEYERVLTTQIAGVRLRAPMLDIHTVAAGGGSVLHFDGSRYRVGPDSAGADPGPACYRRGGPLAVTDANVMLGRIQPAHFPAVFGPGGDRPLDADVVRERFTALAREIHGSTGDDRTPEQVAEGYLQIAVAHVAAAVKRISVQKGHDITRYALTTFGGAGGQHACMVADSLGIRTVLVPPMAGVLSALGIGLADTTAMRERSVEAPLEPAAMPAVHGTADELEAAARAELLAEDVPEERVEVTRRAQLRYDGTDTTLTVELTEPDTMRRAFEDRHRATYSFTLDRPIVVEALSVEATGTTDPPDLSALATWSGRPAAPVTVRLHTGGAWRDVPLHRREDLPPGETVTGPAIIAEDGSTTVVDDGWRAATTDDGHLVMERVAVTESSDVGTEADPVLLEIFHNLFMSIAEQMGARLESTAQSVNIKERLDFSCALFDPDGNLVANAPHIPVHLGSMGTSVKEVIRRRGSAMRPGDAYAVNDPYHGGTHLPDVTVITPVFGTAPEDGTRRDPEVLFHVASRGHHAEIGGIAPGSMPANSRTIDEEGVLFDNWLLTENGRFREEETLRLLTEAPHPSRDPATNLADLRAQIAANHKGVEEVGRMIDTYGLDVVQAYMRHVQDNAEEAVRRVIDALDDGAYAYETDSGAVLRVTVSVDRADRSATIDFTGTSPQLATNFNAPSSVVDAAVLYVFRTLVADDIPLNDGCLRPLRIVVPPGSMLAPEPPAAVVAGNVETSQAVTGALYAALGVQAEGSGTMNNVTFGNARHQYYETVASGSGAGHGHPGAPVVQTHMTNSRLTDPEILEWRLPVRLEEFAVRRGSGGAGRWRGGDGAVRRIRFLEPMTVSTLSQHRRVPPYGMAGGAPGATGANRIERVDGTVTPLAGSDSADVGPGDVLVIETPGGGGYGPPPDPRRAGEETDDPRAF, from the coding sequence GTGACAGGCTGGCAGTTCTGGGTCGACCGAGGCGGCACCTTCACCGACATCGTCGCGCGCCGCCCCGACGGTCGGCTGCTCACCCGCAAGGTCCTCTCCGGCCACCCGGACCCGGGCCGCTCGGACCCGTCCGGCGCCGACGCGGCGGTGGCCGGCGTCCGCGCGCTGCTGAACGGCTCCGGCGACCCCGTCGACGTCGTCCGCATGGGGACCACCGTCGCCACCAACGCCCTCCTCGAACGCAAGGGCGAGCGCACCCTGCTGGTCGTCACCCGCGGCTTCCGCGACGCCCTGCGCATCGCCTACCAGAACCGCCCGCACATCTTCGCGCGCCGCATCGACCTGCCGTCACCGCTCCACGAGCGGGTCGTCGAGGTGGATGAACGCGTCGCCGCCGACGGCACCGTGCTGCGCGCCCCCGACCTCGACGCCCTCACCGGTCCGCTGCGGCAGGCGTACGACGACGGGATCCGGGCCGTCGCCGTGGTCTGCCTGCACAGCGACCGCCACCCCGCCCACGAACAGGCCGTCGGGGAACTCGCCGCCCGCATCGGCTTCCCGCAGGTCTCGCTGTCCAGCGAGGTCAGCCCGCTGATGAAGCTGGTGCCGCGCGGGGACACCGCCGTCGTCGACGCGTACCTCTCACCCGTGCTGCGCCGCTATGTGCGCCAGGTCGCCGACGCGCTCGAAGGCGTACGGCTGATGTTCATGCAGTCCAACGGCGGGCTCACCGAGGCCCGGCAGTTCCGCGGCAAGGACGCGATCCTGTCCGGACCCGCCGGCGGGATCGTGGGCATGGCCCGCATGTCGCGGCTCGCCGGCTTCGACCGGGTCATCGGCTTCGACATGGGCGGCACCTCCACCGACGTCTCCCACTTCGCCGGCGAGTACGAGCGCGTCCTCACCACCCAAATCGCGGGGGTCCGGCTGCGCGCGCCGATGCTCGACATCCACACCGTCGCCGCGGGCGGCGGCTCGGTGCTGCACTTCGACGGCTCCCGCTACCGCGTCGGCCCCGACTCGGCGGGAGCGGACCCCGGCCCCGCCTGCTACCGGCGCGGCGGCCCGCTCGCCGTCACCGACGCCAACGTCATGCTGGGCCGCATCCAGCCGGCCCACTTCCCGGCCGTGTTCGGCCCCGGCGGCGACCGGCCGCTCGACGCGGACGTGGTCCGCGAACGCTTCACCGCCCTCGCCCGCGAGATCCACGGGAGCACCGGCGACGACCGCACCCCCGAACAGGTCGCCGAGGGCTACCTCCAGATCGCCGTCGCCCATGTCGCGGCCGCGGTCAAGCGGATCTCCGTGCAGAAGGGCCACGACATCACCCGGTACGCCCTCACCACCTTCGGCGGGGCGGGCGGCCAGCACGCCTGCATGGTCGCCGACTCCCTCGGCATCCGCACCGTCCTCGTGCCCCCCATGGCGGGCGTGCTGTCCGCGCTCGGCATCGGCCTCGCCGACACCACCGCCATGCGGGAACGCTCCGTCGAGGCCCCGCTGGAGCCCGCCGCCATGCCCGCCGTCCACGGGACCGCCGACGAGCTGGAGGCGGCGGCCCGCGCCGAGCTCCTCGCCGAGGACGTCCCCGAGGAACGCGTCGAGGTCACCCGCCGGGCCCAGCTCCGCTACGACGGCACCGACACCACCCTCACCGTCGAGCTCACCGAGCCCGACACCATGCGGCGCGCCTTCGAGGACCGGCACCGCGCCACCTACTCCTTCACCCTCGACCGCCCGATCGTCGTCGAGGCGCTCTCCGTCGAAGCCACCGGCACCACCGACCCCCCTGATCTCTCCGCCCTGGCCACCTGGTCGGGGCGGCCCGCCGCACCCGTCACCGTCCGCCTCCACACCGGCGGCGCCTGGCGCGACGTGCCCCTCCACCGCCGCGAGGACCTCCCTCCCGGCGAGACCGTCACCGGCCCCGCGATCATCGCCGAGGACGGCTCCACCACCGTCGTCGACGACGGCTGGCGGGCCGCGACCACCGACGACGGGCACCTGGTCATGGAACGCGTCGCGGTCACGGAGAGTTCCGACGTCGGCACGGAGGCCGACCCGGTCCTGCTCGAGATCTTCCACAACCTCTTCATGTCCATCGCCGAACAGATGGGCGCCCGCCTGGAGTCCACCGCCCAGTCCGTCAACATCAAGGAGCGACTGGACTTCTCCTGCGCCCTCTTCGACCCCGACGGGAACCTGGTGGCCAACGCCCCGCACATCCCCGTCCACCTGGGCTCGATGGGCACCAGCGTCAAGGAGGTCATCCGACGGCGCGGCTCCGCCATGCGCCCCGGCGACGCCTACGCCGTGAACGACCCGTACCACGGCGGCACCCACCTGCCCGACGTCACCGTCATCACCCCCGTCTTCGGCACCGCACCCGAGGACGGCACGCGGCGGGACCCCGAGGTCCTCTTCCACGTCGCCTCCCGCGGCCACCACGCCGAGATCGGCGGCATCGCCCCCGGCTCCATGCCCGCGAACAGCCGCACCATCGACGAGGAGGGCGTCCTCTTCGACAACTGGCTGCTCACCGAGAACGGCCGGTTCCGCGAGGAGGAGACCCTGCGCCTGCTCACCGAGGCGCCCCACCCCTCCCGCGACCCGGCGACCAACCTCGCCGACCTGCGCGCCCAGATCGCCGCCAACCACAAGGGCGTCGAAGAGGTCGGCCGCATGATCGACACCTACGGCCTCGACGTCGTCCAGGCCTACATGCGGCACGTGCAGGACAACGCCGAGGAGGCGGTGCGCCGCGTCATCGACGCCCTGGACGACGGCGCGTACGCCTACGAGACCGACTCGGGCGCCGTCCTGCGCGTCACGGTGAGCGTGGACCGCGCCGACCGTTCCGCGACCATCGACTTCACCGGCACGTCCCCCCAGCTCGCCACCAATTTCAACGCGCCCTCCTCCGTCGTCGACGCGGCCGTCCTGTACGTCTTCCGCACCCTGGTCGCCGACGACATCCCGCTCAACGACGGCTGTCTGCGCCCGCTGCGCATCGTCGTCCCGCCCGGCTCCATGCTGGCGCCCGAACCCCCGGCCGCCGTCGTCGCGGGCAACGTCGAGACCTCACAGGCCGTCACCGGCGCCCTCTACGCGGCGCTCGGCGTCCAGGCCGAGGGATCCGGCACCATGAACAACGTCACCTTCGGCAACGCCCGCCACCAGTACTACGAGACCGTGGCGTCCGGTTCCGGCGCCGGCCACGGCCACCCCGGAGCCCCCGTCGTCCAGACGCACATGACCAACTCCCGGCTCACCGACCCGGAGATCCTGGAATGGCGGCTGCCGGTCCGGCTCGAGGAGTTCGCGGTGCGCCGGGGCAGCGGCGGCGCCGGACGGTGGCGCGGCGGTGACGGAGCCGTCCGCCGCATCCGCTTCCTGGAGCCCATGACGGTCTCCACGCTGTCCCAGCACCGCAGGGTGCCGCCCTACGGCATGGCCGGCGGGGCCCCCGGCGCGACGGGCGCCAACCGGATCGAGCGGGTCGACGGCACGGTCACCCCGCTCGCCGGCAGCGACTCGGCGGACGTCGGCCCCGGCGACGTCCTCGTCATCGAAACCCCCGGCGGCGGGGGATACGGCCCGCCGCCCGACCCTCGTCGAGCAGGAGAAGAGACCGATGATCCTCGGGCGTTCTGA